From the Thermus thermamylovorans genome, the window CCCCAAAGGCCCAGGAGGTGGGCCCCCCGCCCGCCCCCCGCGTAGACCAGCGCCGCCCCCCGCACCCTCCGCCCCCCTTCCAGGACCAGGTAGGGGGGCTCCCAGGCCACCGCCCTGGCCCTGAGGAGGGGAAGCCCTGCCGCCAGGCGCTCCAAAAGGGGCCTGGGCTCCAGCCAAAAGGCCTCCTCCAGGAGCACCCCTCCCCCCTCCCAGCGGTGCCTGAGCCCCCCCAGCCTCCCCGCCACCTTGGCCCGCCCCCCCTCTGGGACCGGGCGGAAGACCCCGGGGTGGACGGGGGCGAAGCGGGGGTAGAAGCGGAGGGCGGTCTCCAGAGCCCGCTCCCCCTCGGGGGCCAGGGTGAAGCGCCGCCCCCGAAGGGGGTTCACCAGGGCCACGGGGGGGCGGCTCGCCTCCCCCAGGGCCTCGGTCACCACCCGCACCCGGAAACCCCTTTCCCTAAGGAGCCAAGCGGCGGTAAGCCCCACCACCCCCGCCCCCAGGACCACCACCTCGGCTTCCCCTACCATCCCCGGCTGGGCTCAGAAGCGAAAGCCCTCCCCCTCCCTCCGGCATAGCCCCCTGGCCGCCAGGCCCTCCAAAAGGGCCCGGGCCTCAGCCTCGGAGAGAAAGGGGAGCAGGTCTTCCGGGCGCAAAAAGCCCCCCCTCCGCCAGGCCTCCCGCATGGCCAGGCGCTCCAGGGCCGCCCGGGAAGGCCCCCGCCGCAAAAGCCCCCCCTGCCAGCGCAGGAGGCCCAGGTAGAGGAGGGCGGCGAGGGCGAAGGCCAGGCCGAGCCCCCAGGGGGCGAAGCGGGAGGCGGCGAAGAGGAGGAGGAAGAGGGCCAGGGCCCCGCCCAAGGGAAGAAGGTGGGCGTGCACAGCCCCTCCTCAGGCCACGGGCAGGGGGATGGGGGCGGGGGCCTCCGCCCCCACCACCTCCCCGAAGAGGAGGTGGGGCGTAGCCTGCCGGATCTCCACCCGGTAAAGCCC encodes:
- a CDS encoding FAD-dependent oxidoreductase, which gives rise to MVGEAEVVVLGAGVVGLTAAWLLRERGFRVRVVTEALGEASRPPVALVNPLRGRRFTLAPEGERALETALRFYPRFAPVHPGVFRPVPEGGRAKVAGRLGGLRHRWEGGGVLLEEAFWLEPRPLLERLAAGLPLLRARAVAWEPPYLVLEGGRRVRGAALVYAGGGRGAHLLGLWGQHTPGLVLTLLDYFSRAISYRVYLAGVALGGSYLPHEERPHLPPPTEGEVEWLLAGAEALVGYRPRVASAWRGVRFRLDRGGRAQGLPYLFPVEGGYALTGLGSTGFLYAPLLAERLAEALG